A single Xenopus laevis strain J_2021 chromosome 3S, Xenopus_laevis_v10.1, whole genome shotgun sequence DNA region contains:
- the hacd3.S gene encoding very-long-chain (3R)-3-hydroxyacyl-CoA dehydratase 3, translated as MSLTPHVFWAQRHHELYLRVELSDVQNPDITISDNVLHFKAQGHGAKGVNIYEFSLEFFEPVKPKFTQRPTQRQVAITVKKSEKLWWPRLIKEERKPRFLAPDFDRWLDESDAEMELREKEEERITKIRTESRKREDPFLYVKRGYLFMYNLVQFLGFSWIFVNMTVRLFILGQDSFYDTFNTMGDMIYFCQTLAILEIINPLIGLVKTGVAPALIQVLGRNFIIFFILGQLDEMQTKAIVFFILYLWSSIEIFRYPFYMLACLDTEWKLLTWIRYTIWIPLYPLGALAEAVSIIQAIPIFNETGRFSFRLPLPIELTVSFSVFLVVYLVLLFLGLAINLRHLLKQRRRRLGSRKRKMQ; from the exons ATGAGCCTGACACCGCACGTGTTCTgggcacaaaggcaccacgagctgTACCTGCGGGTGGAGCTGAGCGATGTGCAG aacCCAGACATCACTATCTCTGACAATGTACTTCATTTTAAAG CCCAAGGACATGGAGCTAAAGGAGTCAATATATATGAGTTTTCCTTGGAATTCTTTGAACCTGTAAAGCCAAAG TTTACACAGAGACCAACTCAGCGGCAGGTTGCCATCACTGTAAAGAAGAGCGAGAAGCTTTGGTGGCCACGGCTCATCAAAGAAGAGCGCAAGCCTCGTTTCCTAGCCCCAGACTTTGATCGCTGGCTAGATGAATCAGATGCAGAAATGGAGCTGCGAGAGAAG GAAGAAGAACGAATAACGAAAATTAGAACAGAGTCTAGAAAACGAGAAGACC CTTTCCTGTACGTGAAGCGTGGCTATTTATTCATGTATAACCTTGTGCAGTTCTTgggattttcctggatttttgtTAACATGACGGTTCGACTTTTCATTCTTGGACAAG ACTCGTTTTATGATACATTTAATACCATGGGCGATATGATATATTTCTGTCAGACTCTGGCTATtttggagattatcaatcccttaatTGGATTGGTGAAAACAGGAGTCGCACCAGCATTGATCCAG GTTTTGGGTAggaatttcataatttttttcatcCTCGGGCAACTGGATGAAATGCAGACTAAAGCCATAGTCTTCTTCATATTGTACCTGTGGAGCTCAATAGAAATTTTCAG GTACCCATTCTACATGCTGGCTTGTCTAGACACAGAGTGGAAGCTGTTAACGTGGATCAGATACACAATTTGGATCCCACTTTACCCCCTTGGAGCACTGGCAGAAG CTGTGTCTATTATCCAGGCAATCCCCATCTTTAATGAGACCGGAAGATTCAGTTTTCGGCTGCCTCTACCCATAGAACTTACTGTCAGCTTCTCTGTATTTCTTGTTGTTTACCTAGTTCTGTTATTTCTGG gaCTTGCCATCAATCTACGGCATTTACTGAAACAGAGACGTCGGCGTTTGGGCAGCAGGaagagaaaaatgcaataa